A single genomic interval of Anopheles marshallii chromosome 2, idAnoMarsDA_429_01, whole genome shotgun sequence harbors:
- the LOC128709520 gene encoding helix-loop-helix protein delilah — MRHNNIESISAITFNQQPSMEASMADANNNHNGTSYVGLSMAADGAGSLVSEIKKDEKYSLRQRQSRRTTQDIANVSKATTTTKEKATPKEKPKPKAAPLSKYRRKTANARERSRMREINSAFENLRRAVPVAVAGTSGTSSPVSSPQCTGSAASSEKLTKITTLRLAMKYIRILSDMLHGTTGTLENNNELDMINHNEIEREVMQKGLLLLEGGGYPTGTPGYISSSPAVSPVRPPIDPKPSSASSKNNSQQSGPTSSSSPRKRTSNKRTTSSNSRSKKSTPPSSTPNNCRTRATSGNNARKTTTSSPTLERIDDNIQLTAPSLLSDPTRPDPLGMDVDLCSVLESDNDSLILSEPCLSPLTAGVGPGVLKSHNFACTNSQSVVPNDGLEFGLFLESDADSLQLSEPCLSPLSHLDSLNPFNDLLHTGFNEQTALELYL, encoded by the coding sequence ATGCGTCACAACAATATCGAGTCGATCAGTGCGATCACATTCAACCAGCAACCATCGATGGAAGCGTCGATGGCTGACGCAAATAATAACCACAACGGTACCAGCTACGTCGGGCTTTCAATGGCAGCAGACGGTGCCGGATCTCTGGTATCCGAAATCAAGAAAGACGAAAAATATTCCCTCCGGCAAAGACAGTCCCGTCGTACCACCCAGGACATAGCAAACGTCAGCAAGGCAACGACCACAACAAAGGAGAAGGCAACGCCAAAGGAAAAACCTAAACCCAAAGCGGCTCCCCTTAGCAAGTACCGACGGAAAACGGCCAATGCACGAGAGCGTAGCCGAATGCGGGAGATCAACAGTGCGTTCGAGAATCTGCGACGTGCTGTTCCGGTAGCGGTGGCTGGAACGAGCGGTACTAGTTCCCCCGTCAGTTCTCCCCAGTGCACCGGAAGTGCGGCATCGAGTGAGAAGCTTACCAAGATCACCACCTTGCGGCTTGCGATGAAGTACATCCGGATACTAAGCGATATGCTGCACGGAACGACAGGAACActcgaaaacaacaacgaacttGATATGATTAATCATAACGAGATAGAACGAGAAGTGATGCAAAAAGGTTTGCTTCTGTTGGAAGGTGGTGGATACCCCACAGGAACTCCAGGATACATTTCATCGTCACCTGCCGTATCGCCGGTGCGACCACCTATCGATCCTAAACCGTCGTCAGCGTCTTCCAAAAACAACTCACAACAATCCGGCCCCACCTCATCTAGCAGTCCCCGGAAGCGAACTTCAAATAAACGAACCACGTCCAGCAACAGTCGCTCCAAGAAATCTACACCTCCAAGTTCCACCCCAAACAACTGTAGAACGCGGGCAACATCAGGAAATAATGCGCGAAAAACTACCACCAGTTCACCAACGTTGGAAAGGATAGATGATAACATTCAGCTAACAGCGCCCAGTTTACTGTCGGACCCAACTCGTCCGGATCCGCTCGGCATGGATGTAGATCTATGCTCCGTGCTGGAGTCGGATAACGACTCACTCATACTGTCCGAACCGTGCCTCAGCCCACTGACCGCGGGTGTCGGCCCGGGCGTACTTAAATCCCACAACTTTGCCTGCACCAACAGTCAGTCGGTGGTGCCGAACGATGGTCTAGAGTTTGGATTGTTCCTAGAATCGGACGCTGATTCGTTACAACTGTCCGAGCCATGTCTGAGCCCGCTTAGCCATTTGGATTCGTTGAACCCATTCAACGATCTGTTGCACACAGGCTTCAACGAGCAGACGGCACTCGAATTGTATCTATAA